The Dioscorea cayenensis subsp. rotundata cultivar TDr96_F1 chromosome 7, TDr96_F1_v2_PseudoChromosome.rev07_lg8_w22 25.fasta, whole genome shotgun sequence genome includes a region encoding these proteins:
- the LOC120264625 gene encoding dihydrofolate reductase-like, with amino-acid sequence MKLLCLHGFRTSGRFLQKQISKWDPSILQHFSMFFPDGKHPATGKSDIEGIFPPPYFEWFQFVKEFNEYTNLDESVSFLCDYITEHGPFDGLLGFSQGAKLSALLLGYQAQGKILQDHPPFKFFVSISGSKFKDPSIYEIAYKDPIKVRSVHFIGAKDWLKVPSEDLASAFHNPLIIRLPHGHTVPRLDENTTEIFREWTKMVLLDEKKLVEDKDPKMANDASDENQSGVVEA; translated from the exons ATGAAGCTGCTGTGTCTTCATGGCTTCCGAACCAGCGGACGCTTTCTCCAGAAACAGATCAGCAAATGGGATCCCTCTATCTTACAACATTTCTCtatg TTCTTCCCAGATGGTAAGCACCCTGCTACTGGAAAGTCAGACATAGAGGGCATCTTTCCACCACCATATTTTGAGTGGTTTCAGTTCGTcaag gAATTTAATGAGTACACCAATTTGGATGAGTCTGTTTCCTTCTTGTGTGATTACATCACTGAACATGGCCCCTTTGATGGACTCCTTGGCTTCTCTCAG GGTGCAAAACTATCTGCCTTGTTACTCGGCTACCAAGCTCAG GGAAAGATATTGCAAGACCATCCACCCTTCAAGTTTTTTGTTTCAATCTCAGGGAGCAAGTTCAAAGATCCAAGCATCTATGAAATTGCTTACAAAGACCCCATCAAAGTGAGATCTGTGCACTTTATAGGAGCCAAGGACTGGCTTAAAGTTCCTTCAGAGGACTTGGCCAGTGCCTTTCACAATCCACTGATCATTAGGCTCCCTCATGGCCACACTGTCCCTAGACTGG atgaAAACACAACTGAGATATTCAGAGAATGGACCAAGATGGTTCTTCTTGATGAAAAGAAGTTGGTTGAAGATAAAGATCCAAAGATGGCAAATGATGCCTCTGATGAAAACCAGAGTGGTGTTGTTGAAGCTTGA
- the LOC120264626 gene encoding protein ALP1-like has product MQFIYVLSGWEGSAHDGRVLRDAITKPNGLKVPNGFYYLVDSGYANCPGFLAPFRGQRYHLSSWSDGHQPVTPEEFFNMKHASARNVIERTFGLLKIRWKILASPSFYSIATQRRIINVCCLLHNFIRKEMIEDPAEDEVGTLSLEENIEDEIGNITTVEPTNEWTELRNQMAVDMFNTWRSSQVIH; this is encoded by the exons atgcaatttatatatgtcttgtCTGGATGGGAGGGTTCTGCACATGATGGCCGAGTTCTTAGGGACGCTATTACGAAACCTAATGGACTAAAGGTCCCAAATG gTTTCTATTATTTGGTCGATTCGGGATATGCAAATTGCCCAGGATTTCTTGCACCTTTTCGAGGTCAACGATATCATTTGAGTTCTTGGAGTGATGGCCATCAACCAGTAACTCCAgaagaattttttaatatgaaacatGCCAGTGCTAGAAATGTAATCGAGAGGACTTTTGGCCTCTTAAAAATTAGGTGGAAAATTCTAGCTAGTCCAAGCTTTTACAGCATAGCCACCCAACGGCGTATTATCAATGTGTGTTGCTTGCTACATAATTTCATTAGAAAGGAGATGATTGAAGACCCTGCAGAAGATGAAGTGGGCACTCTATCTTtggaagaaaacatagaagatGAAATTGGTAATATCACAACCGTTGAACCAACAAATGAGTGGACTGAATTAAGGAATCAAATGGCTGTGGACATGTTCAACACTTGGCGATCAAGCCAAGTGATTCATTAG